From Osmerus eperlanus chromosome 28, fOsmEpe2.1, whole genome shotgun sequence, the proteins below share one genomic window:
- the wdr31 gene encoding WD repeat-containing protein 31 isoform X2 — MGKLQSKFRRRSDMYRTSRGDAAEIASSSQVVQHDPAHSGSINCVTCLTPDLCVSGGSDQAVVVYDWRGGRLCQSYQGHNREVTKVVCFPGSTWIFSASRDKSVLMWDINQGDEPIQEFCGHELVVNGVAVSPDGTKLCTGSRDNTMCLWDIESGECEQRNTISRNLVTHVCWVPGSSSIVQTSEDKTIRVWDSRSWQVTNTFPAKQYIQTHCDISSNGHYLLSSSNGFGGQGCEATLWDLRQPGCKVVEYRGHLQTTACCVFLPQSPSGPPMVASSSHDSSVKIWDQNTAACLGTLILDGAGPLVSLATCDPANLICASFNTGLHLLQLGQGGGDISLTEVARF; from the exons ATGGGTAAACTTCAAAGCAAATTCAGACGACGGTCTGACATGTACAG GACGTCCAGGGGTGACGCAGCAGAGATTGCTTCCAGCAGTCAGGTGGTCCAGCATGACCCCGCCCACTCTGGCTCCATCAACTGTGTTACCTGCCTGACaccagacctgtgtgtgtctggagggagtgaccag gCTGTGGTGGTCTATgactggagaggaggcaggctgtGTCAGTCTTATCAGGGCCACAACAGAGAAGTCACCAAG GTGGTGTGCTTCCCAGGTAGCACCTGGATCTTCAGCGCATCGCGGGACAAGTCTGTGCTCATGTGGGACATCAACCAAGGGGACGAGCCCATACAGGAGTTCTGTGGTCATGAGCTGGTGGTCAATGGTGTGGCGGTCAGCCCTG ATGGGACCAAGTTATGCACCGGTTCCCGTGACAACACCATGTGCCTCTGGGATATCGAGTCTGGGGAGTGTGAACAGAGGAACACCATCTCTAGAAACCTG GTGACTCATGTGTGCTGGGTTCCTGGAAGCTCCTCCATAGTCCAGACATCTGAGGACAAGACAATCAG ggtgtgggaCAGTAGGTCGTGGCAAGTGACCAACACGTTCCCGGCAAAGCAGTACATCCAGACCCACTGTGACATCAGCTCCAACGGCCACTACCTGCTGTCCAGCAGCAACGGCTTCGGAGGCCAGGGCTGCGAAGCCACG ctgtgggACCTCCGTCAGCCTGGCTGTAAGGTGGTGGAGTACAGGGGTCACCTCCAGACCACAGCCTGCTGTGTGTTCCTGCCCCAGAGCCCCTCCGGACCCCCCATGGTGGCCTCCTCCTCGCACGACAGCTCCGTCAAGATCTGGGACCAGAACACTGCAG CCTGTCTAGGGACCCTGATCCTGGACGGGGCTGGCCCTCTGGTCTCCCTGGCGACGTGTGACCCTGCCAACCTGATCTGTGCCAGCTTCAACACAGGCCTGCACCTGCTGCAGCttgggcaggggggtggagacatcaGCCTGACCGAGGTGGCGCGCTTCTGA
- the ddr2l gene encoding discoidin domain-containing receptor 2 translates to MLFFLLLALPTPAHGQIDPAHCRYPLGMEDGRITDNDITASRQWHETTGPQYARLNREDGNGAWCPADLLQPSDTHYLQVDLGRLTFLTVVATQGRYARRTGEEFARWYRLNYSRDGLIWHSWRNRLGNRVVEANANTYASVIKDLHPPIITRFLRLVPFTKVPTTVCMRVELYGCPWHDGLVAYSSPEGQLMMPPGYPIASLNDSTYDGRLLGGLGQLTDGLIGQDDFLVTRQYHVWPGYDYVGWRNRTLGGGYVEMEFVFDRQRNFTSMKVHSNNMFSRGVKIFSSVTCHFKPRLIAGWEAEPVEFRTVLDDRNPSARYVTVPLERRTAKALRCRFAFADAWMMFSEITFLSADTTGPTHMPPLVTSLWNGEDSSASSTTHTTETSPSGKEQAEDGNTAVLIGCLVTIILLLVVIIFLILWCQYVCKVLEKAPRRILEEEVTVRLSSSSDTIILQTPPVPPRAPQVDPPYERVFLLDPQYQDPAALRNKLPELSQSAETSALLLSNPLYDLLLTSSHMTPGPERAVLPIRWMAWESILLGKFTTASDVWAFGVTLWEIFTLCKEQPYSLLSDEQVIENTGEFFRNQGRQIFLSAPPLCPPSLFELMMRCWGRDITDRPTFEGLYQALRPHAHP, encoded by the exons ATGCTCTTCTTTCTCCTGCTGGCTCTGCCAACTCCAGCCCATGGACAGATTGACCCAG ctcaCTGCCGCTACCCCCTTGGCATGGAGGACGGCAGGATCACAGACAATGACATCACTGCCTCCAGGCAATGGCATGAGACCACTGGACCACAGTATGCCAG actgaACCGTGAGGACGGGAACGGGGCGTGGTGCCCGgcagacctcctccagccctccgacACCCACTACCTGCAGGTGGACCTGGGTAGGCTCACCTTCCTGACGGTAGTGGCCACCCAGGGCCGCTACGCACGCCGAACGGGCGAAGAGTTCGCCCGCTGGTACCGTCTCAACTACAGCAGGGACGGACTGATCTGGCACTCCTGGAGGAATCGCCTGGGCAAcagg GTGGTGGAGGCCAATGCCAACACGTACGCCTCGGTCATCaaagacctccaccctcccatcaTCACCCGCTTCCTACGCCTGGTGCCCTTCACCAAGGTGCCAACAACCGTCTGCATGAGGGTGGAGCTGTACGGCTGCCCCTGgcatg aTGGTTTGGTGGCCTACTCTTCTCCTGAGGGGCAGCTGATGATGCCTCCTGGATACCCCATCGCCAGCCTCAACGACTCCACCTACGACGG gAGACTGTTGGGGGGGCTGGGCCAGCTTACGGACGGTCTGATTGGCCAGGATGACTTCCTGGTGACGCGTCAGTACCATGTGTGGCCGGGCTATGACTACGTGGGCTGGAGGAACAGGACCCTGGGAGGCGGCTACGTGGAGATGGAGTTTGTTTTCGACAGACAAAGAAACTTCACCTCCatgaag gtgcacagcaACAACATGTTCTCCCGCGGGGTCAAGATCTTCTCCTCCGTCACCTGCCACTTCAAGCCCCGCCTCATCGCCGGCTGGGAGGCCGAGCCTGTGGAGTTCCGGACCGTTCTGGACGATCGTAACCCCAGCGCCCGCTACGTGACGGTTCCCCTGGAGCGCCGCACCGCCAAGGCCCTCCGTTGCCGCTTCGCCTTCGCCGACGCCTGGATGATGTTCAGCGAGATCACCTTCCTGTCCG CAGACACCACAGGCCCCACCCACATGCCCCCATTGGTCACCTCCCTCTGGAATGGCGAGGAcagctccgcctcctccacTACCCACACCACTG AGACCAGCCCGTCTGGGAAGGAGCAGGCTGAGGACGGGAACACGGCtgtcctgattggctgtctggtGACCATCATCCTGCTGCTGGTGgtcatcatcttcctcatcctctggTGCCAGTACGTGTGCAAGGTTCTGGAGAAG gcgCCCAGACgtatcctggaggaggaggtgacagTGCGCCTGTCCTCCAGCAGTGACACCATCATCCTGCAGACCCCCCCGGtgcccccccgggccccccagGTGGACCCCCCCTATGAGAGGGTGTTCCTGCTGGACCCCCAGTACCAGGACCCTGCCGCCCTCAGAAACAAGCTGCCTGAACTGTCCCAGAGCGCTGAGACCTCAG ccctcctcctcagtAACCCTCTCTATGACCTTCTCCTGAcctccagtcacatgaccccagGCCCAGAGCGTG CGGTGCTGCCCATCCGCTGGATGGCCTGGGAGAGTATCCTGCtg gggaaGTTCACCACGGCCAGCGATGTGTGGGCATTCGGGGTGACGCTGTGGGAGATCTTCACCCTGTGCAAGGAGCAGCCTTACAGTCTGCTGTCTGATGAGCAGGTCATCGAAAACACTGGCGAGTTCTTCAGGAACCAGGGCCGGCAG atctttctctcagctcctcccctctgccctccctccttgtTCGAGTTGATGATGCGATGCTGGGGGCGGGACATCACAGACCGACCCACCTTCGAGGGGCTCTACCAAGCTCTGCGACCTCACGCCCACccctga
- the ier3 gene encoding radiation-inducible immediate-early gene IEX-1: protein MYSRSNSLTLTMSKGNLNQEQFPNRTMLRSREPEIFTFERIPDQTQHTSSFLRPRKRNMRVMYPAKVRKYLPPAEKSPAKRWLLALCLVVFLQIYTEEPCVETAVATESPAAEAAFEEAPFTQYQVLAFQSAEEHIRQLKANCQHESESQSESLLVNTTCPSQEAVLNLKHDQSTRNGYVVALLYPAVYHRLGGEQ, encoded by the coding sequence ATGTATTCACGATCAAACAGCCTGACACTGACAATGTCGAAAGGTAATTTAAACCAAGAGCAGTTTCCTAACAGAACAATGCTCCGGAGCAGAGAGCCCGAAATTTTCACTTTCGAGCGGATTCCGGATCAGACCCAGCATACCAGCTCGTTTCTCCGGCCGCGGAAGAGGAACATGAGGGTGATGTACCCTGCCAAGGTCCGCAAGTACCTTCCCCCGGCGGAGAAGAGCCCAGCCAAGCGATGGCTGCTGGCTCTGTGTCTGGTGGTGTTCCTGCAGATCTACACCGAGGAGCCGTGTGTGGAGACAGCGGTCGCAACCGAAAGCCCCGCTGCCGAGGCTGCCTTTGAAGAGGCGCCTTTTACGCAGTACCAGGTGCTGGCTTTCCAGTCAGCGGAGGAGCATATTCGGCAACTGAAAGCCAACTGTCAACATGAGAGCGAAAGCCAATCTGAAAGTCTCCTGGTGAACACAACCTGTCCCTCGCAAGAGGCCGTGTTAAACCTCAAGCACGACCAGAGCACCAGGAATGGCTACGTCGTTGCCCTCCTCTACCCGGCGGTGTACCACAGACTGGGCGGCGAGCAGTGA
- the LOC134015383 gene encoding RING finger protein 223 — MNPYLEPPRSAPPPDLDLYPDPELCSLPPGPECAIDLEAGPDLECAVCFSQFNNVFRTPKMLQCRHTFCLECLARMNVKSSEPDRIQCPLCRGLTPLPSLGLPRLANDRTVLSYLPAAMQRVYSVRFSRRKGKLQVKRASEHHPHLARLGSVSQSLDVGLPSIPSGGPASREGEQSSTLLQRLCIRPACRVVLMSGVVLTIGLLVGITIFLFISGRV; from the coding sequence ATGAACCCCTACCTAGAGCCACCCCGTAGTGCCCCGCCCCCCGACCTGGATCTCTACCCGGATCCAGAACTGTGTTCCCTGCCCCCCGGGCCTGAGTGTGCCATAGACCTGGAGGCAGGCCCCGACCTGGAGTGTGCCGTCTGCTTCAGCCAGTTCAACAACGTGTTCCGCACTCCCAAGATGCTCCAGTGCCGGCACACCTTCTGTCTGGAGTGCCTGGCGCGGATGAACGTCAAGTCGTCCGAGCCCGACCGCATCCAGTGCCCTCTGTGTCGTGGCCTGacgcccctgccctccctggggCTCcctcgcctggccaacgaccgcACCGTGCTCTCTTACCTCCCGGCCGCCATGCAGCGCGTCTACAGCGTCCGCTTCAGCCGCCGCAAGGGCAAGCTCCAGGTCAAGAGGGCCTCGGAGCACCACCCCCACCTTGCGCGCCTGGGGTCCGTCAGCCAGTCCCTGGATGTGGGGCTGCCCAGCATCCCGAGCGGGGGCCCAGCCTCCAGGGAAGGGGAGCAGAGCAGTACCCTTCTCCAGCGGCTGTGCATAAGACCAGCCTGCCGGGTGGTACTCATGTCAGGGGTGGTGCTCACGATAGGGCTGCTGGTTGGCATCACCATCTTCCTTTTCATCAGTGGCCGTGTCTGA
- the wdr31 gene encoding WD repeat-containing protein 31 isoform X1: protein MGKLQSKFRRRSDMYRTSRGDAAEIASSSQVVQHDPAHSGSINCVTCLTPDLCVSGGSDQAVVVYDWRGGRLCQSYQGHNREVTKVVCFPGSTWIFSASRDKSVLMWDINQGDEPIQEFCGHELVVNGVAVSPDGTKLCTGSRDNTMCLWDIESGECEQRNTISRNLVTHVCWVPGSSSIVQTSEDKTIRVWDSRSWQVTNTFPAKQYIQTHCDISSNGHYLLSSSNGFGGQGCEATVRPGRGQGCEATLWDLRQPGCKVVEYRGHLQTTACCVFLPQSPSGPPMVASSSHDSSVKIWDQNTAACLGTLILDGAGPLVSLATCDPANLICASFNTGLHLLQLGQGGGDISLTEVARF, encoded by the exons ATGGGTAAACTTCAAAGCAAATTCAGACGACGGTCTGACATGTACAG GACGTCCAGGGGTGACGCAGCAGAGATTGCTTCCAGCAGTCAGGTGGTCCAGCATGACCCCGCCCACTCTGGCTCCATCAACTGTGTTACCTGCCTGACaccagacctgtgtgtgtctggagggagtgaccag gCTGTGGTGGTCTATgactggagaggaggcaggctgtGTCAGTCTTATCAGGGCCACAACAGAGAAGTCACCAAG GTGGTGTGCTTCCCAGGTAGCACCTGGATCTTCAGCGCATCGCGGGACAAGTCTGTGCTCATGTGGGACATCAACCAAGGGGACGAGCCCATACAGGAGTTCTGTGGTCATGAGCTGGTGGTCAATGGTGTGGCGGTCAGCCCTG ATGGGACCAAGTTATGCACCGGTTCCCGTGACAACACCATGTGCCTCTGGGATATCGAGTCTGGGGAGTGTGAACAGAGGAACACCATCTCTAGAAACCTG GTGACTCATGTGTGCTGGGTTCCTGGAAGCTCCTCCATAGTCCAGACATCTGAGGACAAGACAATCAG ggtgtgggaCAGTAGGTCGTGGCAAGTGACCAACACGTTCCCGGCAAAGCAGTACATCCAGACCCACTGTGACATCAGCTCCAACGGCCACTACCTGCTGTCCAGCAGCAACGGCTTCGGAGGCCAGGGCTGCGAAGCCACGGTGAGGCCAGGGCGAGGCCAGGGCTGTGAGGCCACG ctgtgggACCTCCGTCAGCCTGGCTGTAAGGTGGTGGAGTACAGGGGTCACCTCCAGACCACAGCCTGCTGTGTGTTCCTGCCCCAGAGCCCCTCCGGACCCCCCATGGTGGCCTCCTCCTCGCACGACAGCTCCGTCAAGATCTGGGACCAGAACACTGCAG CCTGTCTAGGGACCCTGATCCTGGACGGGGCTGGCCCTCTGGTCTCCCTGGCGACGTGTGACCCTGCCAACCTGATCTGTGCCAGCTTCAACACAGGCCTGCACCTGCTGCAGCttgggcaggggggtggagacatcaGCCTGACCGAGGTGGCGCGCTTCTGA